One window of Labilithrix sp. genomic DNA carries:
- a CDS encoding serine protein kinase → MAEGMIDRIGAMQDFKLYRELHWEGSFEEYLSIVRERPQVTRNAYQRLYDMIISFGTEEYIDNKKKLTRYNFFKDEMNNGANAIFGLDIPLMRLVHVLKAASEGYGPEKRVILLHGPVGSSKSTIARLLKQGAEYYSRTPDGALYSFDWVNLGGTDLAGTNTDRFASPMNDEPLRLIPQEWRPKAVQELGLSNDQFKVRVDGDLDPASRFIFKNLMTKYEGDWGKVIRNHVRVRRLILSEKDRVGIGTFQPKDEKNQDSTELTGDINYRKIAEYGSDSDPRAFNFDGEFNIANRGIVEFVEMLKLDVAFLYDLLGASQEKKIKPKKFAQTDIDEVIIGHTNEAEYRKLLNNEFMEALRDRTIKIDIPYITKLHEEIKIYEKDFAGAKIKGKHIAPHTLEVAAMWAVLTRLEDPKKHNLSLIQKLKLYDGKVLPGYTQDTVKELRKESKREGMEGISPRYVQDKISNALVNEAGEGTINPFMVMNELDKGLRHHSLITSDEQRKRFGEIIGLVKREYEEIVKNEVQRAISADEEAIMKLAGNYIDNIKAYTLKERVKNKYTGQDEDPDERLMRSIEEKIDIAENRKDDFRREIMNFIGALAVEGKKFVWSTNDRLRRALELKLFEDQKDSIKLKTLVSAVVDKDTQEKIDIIKARLMKNFGYNEVSATDVLNYVASIFARGDAKE, encoded by the coding sequence ATGGCCGAAGGGATGATCGATCGGATCGGAGCGATGCAGGACTTCAAGCTGTATCGCGAGCTTCACTGGGAAGGCTCGTTCGAGGAGTACCTCTCCATCGTCCGCGAGCGGCCGCAGGTCACGCGCAACGCGTACCAGCGGCTCTACGACATGATCATCTCGTTCGGGACCGAGGAGTACATCGACAACAAGAAGAAGCTGACTCGCTACAACTTCTTCAAAGACGAGATGAACAATGGCGCGAACGCCATCTTCGGTCTCGACATCCCGCTCATGCGCCTCGTCCACGTCCTCAAGGCGGCGAGCGAGGGCTACGGCCCGGAGAAGCGCGTCATCCTCCTCCACGGCCCGGTCGGCTCGTCGAAGAGCACGATCGCGCGCCTCCTCAAGCAGGGCGCGGAGTACTACTCGCGCACGCCGGACGGCGCGCTCTACTCGTTCGACTGGGTGAACCTCGGCGGCACCGACCTCGCCGGCACGAACACCGATCGCTTCGCGAGCCCGATGAACGACGAGCCGCTCCGCCTCATCCCGCAGGAGTGGCGCCCGAAGGCGGTGCAGGAGCTCGGCCTCTCGAACGATCAGTTCAAGGTGCGCGTCGACGGCGATCTCGATCCCGCGAGCCGCTTCATCTTCAAGAACCTGATGACGAAGTACGAGGGCGACTGGGGCAAGGTCATTCGGAACCACGTCCGCGTCCGCCGCCTCATCCTCTCGGAGAAGGACCGCGTCGGCATCGGCACCTTCCAGCCGAAGGACGAGAAGAACCAGGACTCGACCGAGCTCACCGGCGACATCAACTACCGGAAGATCGCCGAGTACGGCTCCGACTCCGACCCGCGCGCCTTCAACTTCGACGGCGAGTTCAACATCGCGAACCGCGGCATCGTCGAGTTCGTCGAGATGCTGAAGCTCGACGTCGCCTTCCTCTACGACCTCCTCGGCGCGTCGCAGGAGAAGAAGATCAAGCCGAAGAAGTTCGCGCAGACCGACATCGACGAGGTCATCATCGGTCACACGAACGAGGCCGAGTACCGCAAGCTCCTGAACAACGAGTTCATGGAGGCGCTCCGCGACCGCACGATCAAGATCGACATCCCGTACATCACGAAGCTGCACGAGGAGATCAAGATCTACGAGAAGGACTTCGCCGGCGCGAAGATCAAGGGCAAGCACATCGCCCCGCACACGCTCGAGGTCGCCGCGATGTGGGCGGTGCTCACGCGCCTCGAGGACCCGAAGAAGCACAACCTCTCGCTCATCCAGAAGCTGAAGCTCTACGACGGCAAGGTCCTGCCCGGCTACACGCAGGATACGGTGAAGGAGCTGCGGAAGGAGTCCAAGCGCGAGGGCATGGAGGGCATCTCTCCGCGCTACGTGCAGGACAAGATCTCGAACGCGCTCGTCAATGAGGCGGGCGAGGGCACGATCAACCCGTTCATGGTCATGAACGAGCTCGACAAGGGGCTCCGCCACCACTCCCTCATCACGAGCGACGAGCAGCGGAAGCGCTTCGGCGAGATCATCGGCCTCGTGAAGCGCGAGTACGAGGAGATCGTCAAGAACGAGGTCCAGCGAGCGATCAGCGCCGACGAAGAGGCGATCATGAAGCTCGCCGGCAACTACATCGACAACATCAAGGCCTACACGCTCAAGGAGCGGGTGAAGAACAAGTACACCGGCCAGGACGAGGACCCGGACGAGCGCCTGATGCGGTCGATCGAGGAAAAGATCGACATCGCAGAAAACCGGAAGGACGACTTCCGCCGTGAAATCATGAATTTCATCGGAGCGCTCGCGGTCGAGGGCAAGAAGTTCGTCTGGTCGACGAACGACCGCCTCCGCCGCGCGCTCGAGCTGAAGCTGTTCGAGGACCAGAAGGACAGCATCAAGCTGAAGACGCTCGTCTCCGCCGTCGTCGACAAGGACACGCAGGAGAAGATCGACATCATCAAGGCGCGCCTGATGAAGAACTTCGGCTACAACGAGGTCAGCGCGACGGACGTGCTGAACTACGTCGCCAGCATCTTCGCCCGCGGCGACGCGAAGGAATAA
- the folK gene encoding 2-amino-4-hydroxy-6-hydroxymethyldihydropteridine diphosphokinase: MRLRREHHRRERRALEHRRDGPRRRPVLLVVALAPRDALHYVGRDPRRPLRHRRGRGHHRRGRARRSQGRLVPLLRPGRRGQRRLHRHAHEPAALPGVEPLTLPRAVIGLGANLGDRLATMRAAVARIDAIAPVVARSRVYETAPVGGPPQPDYLNAAVLVEWGGEPIALLDALLAIEHELGRVRAERNGPRTIDLDVLWMQNANIVRAVNEPRLVVPHPRLHERAFALLPFLDVVPGAAPRPDYEQGCRVSPYSLG; this comes from the coding sequence GTGCGACTTCGCCGTGAGCATCACCGCCGCGAGCGGCGCGCTCTCGAACATCGACGCGACGGACCTCGCCGGCGGCCTGTACTCCTCGTCGTCGCCCTCGCGCCTCGAGACGCGCTCCACTACGTCGGTCGAGATCCACGGCGTCCGCTTCGACACCGACGCGGGCGCGGTCATCACCGTCGAGGCCGCGCTCGGCGATCTCAAGGACGGCTCGTTCCTCTTCTTCGTCCAGGACGAAGAGGTCAACGGCGGCTTCACCGGCATGCTCACGAACCCGCTGCGCTTCCAGGGGTCGAGCCCCTGACCCTCCCCCGAGCGGTCATCGGGCTCGGCGCGAACCTCGGCGATCGGCTCGCGACGATGCGGGCGGCGGTCGCGCGCATCGACGCGATCGCGCCGGTCGTCGCGCGCTCGCGCGTCTACGAGACCGCGCCGGTCGGCGGACCGCCGCAGCCCGACTACTTGAACGCGGCGGTGCTCGTCGAGTGGGGCGGCGAGCCGATCGCGCTCCTCGATGCGCTGCTCGCGATCGAGCACGAGCTCGGGCGCGTGCGGGCGGAGCGGAACGGGCCGCGCACGATCGACCTGGACGTCCTTTGGATGCAGAATGCAAATATCGTCCGAGCGGTGAACGAGCCGCGCCTCGTCGTCCCGCATCCGCGCCTTCACGAGCGCGCGTTCGCGCTCTTGCCGTTCCTCGACGTCGTGCCCGGCGCCGCTCCTCGGCCCGACTACGAGCAGGGGTGCCGGGTCTCCCCTTACTCGCTCGGCTGA